A section of the Castanea sativa cultivar Marrone di Chiusa Pesio chromosome 12, ASM4071231v1 genome encodes:
- the LOC142620000 gene encoding small ribosomal subunit protein eS10z, whose amino-acid sequence MIISEKNRREICKYLFQEGVCYAKKDYNLAKHPEIDVPNLQAIKLMQSFKSKGYVRETFAWMHYYWYLTNDGIEHLRTYLNLPSEIVPATLKKSAKPPGRPFGGPQGDRPRGPPRFEGGSRFGDRDGYRGGPRGPPGEFGGEKGGAPPDFQPSYRGPGGRPGFGRGGGGSFGAPPSSSFA is encoded by the exons atg ATTATTTCAGAGAAGAATCGCAGAGAGATCTGCAAGTACCTCTTCCAAG AGGGAGTCTGCTATGCAAAGAAGGATTACAATCTAGCAAAACACCCAGAGATTGATGTCCCAAATCTGCAGGCAATTAAGCTCATGCAAAGCTTTAAATCCAAGGGTTATGTGCGTGAGACTTTTGCTTGGATGCACTATTACTGGTACCTCACCAATGATGGAATTGAGCATTTGAGGACTTACCTCAATCTTCCATCTGAAATCGTGCCTGCCACCTTGAAGAAATCCGCCAAACCTCCTGGCAGACCGTTTGGTGGCCCACAGGGTGACCGTCCACG TGGCCCACCTCGCTTTGAAGGAGGTTCAAGGTTTGGAGATCGTGATGGGTATCGTGGAGGTCCTCGTGGTCCTCCAGGTGAATTTGGTGGTGAGAAGGGAGGAGCTCCACCGGATTTCCAGCCCTCTTACAGG GGCCCTGGTGGAAGGCCTGGCTTTGgtcgtggtggtggtggtagctTCGGTGCACCACCTAGCTCTAGTTTTGCTTga